The sequence gggggggggggggtactCTTGCAAACCAATATGCACATTTACACACCTATGTTCTACCCCTTATCCCAAGTGGTACTAAAGCGCATATTCGCGCTCTATAAAAGTGACCAATTCTTCGCACGTTCCCTTGACCATACAGTTCAAACAAGGAATTAAAGCGGCGGGAATGCGTGAGCCATGTTTGTCCAGGTTAGCACATCATATTGGTGGTTTACAACCTCTGATAAAACCTTGAGAATGTGTATAGGTATAATGGCTCATTCTTTTTATTTCACAGAATGTGTGTGGTACGTGACTCAATAGGGGATACATGTTCCGTAGATCTTTTCACgctatttttcataattatctTGATAGAAATCTAGACTACTAGACGACCTTGTCGACACAGATATGATAATTGGCCCAGTGTCCTGAGTCCTAAGTTATCATAGTTCTCCTAACTTCCTTTTAGTATTCCACCACCATACCACCTGTGGCAAGTGCAAATAGATtcatcaaaatattaatttattcaattcaaatcTCACACGCCATGCTTCTGACACCAGGTTCATTTTTCCTTCCCTATCCACTTTCCCAGGCTCACCACTGTGCCCTCATTAGTGTTTCTTACCAGAACGACATTCAATCTTTCTCATGCACAAACACAAGAAATTTCCTCTCCAAAACAGTCCACTCACACCCAAATAAGGCGAGAGGGCGATGGTGGTGGTGTGGATGGTGGATCAATAAGAAACGTGCAGTTCTCTAAAACACAGAGCTGCCCCACTGACCTGACCCTTTCGGTGGGAAGCGTTTAGACGTCTACGTCTCCTGTGTCTAACCATGCGCGGACCATCTCCTATCTTACCATTCCCTTTTCCCCCCGGTCCTCTCCCCTCGAATGCACACAGTGCGGCGGGCCCGCTACGTCGGATCATTTGAGCGTTGTGCGTTGGCAAGGGCCGAGTGCGCGTCCGTGTCTCCATTGCCTCTTTTTCTCCTGATGGTGGTTCTGCGCGGGCTACCAGATGGACGACTCATTTTGCTACGTTCAGTCATTCAGTCACCATCTGTTTTAATCGGGCTCCGGTCCACACGATGTGCTTTTTCTATGACACTATTTTCCGATCTACGTCACTTtctattaatatttatttttcaatttcctaaCAGTTTCGtcacttctttttttattgtcTCATCCACTCATCTTTTGATTATAAATCCCTGTCATTCTCATATTGCatcattatttcaaatttcaaattacagaaGCTCAGAAGCTATGTTGGGTGTACCGTTCATTGATCGGTGGCTCTCCGAAACATTTAAACCCAAAACCTTTGATGATGCTGTGGACCGTCTGAGTTACGTCACCACTGCAACTCTCCTTGCATTCTTCTCCATTATGGTCTCATGCAAACAGTAAGTAGAGATTTTATATAATTATAACAGTTAAAAAATACCGTACCCGCTTctacaaattcaatttccgtTCGGCACGAGCAAAGCATTTCACGGTCCAATTGAGCACCCTATAGGAAACGAAGTGCGCGAGATAGAATAAGCCTGTGTTTGTATTTGCACATCTTCGATTCCGAGGGTGGTATGTGCTTGCTCGTTGCAATCGGTGTTATGAATAATTTATCTTGACGCGCTAACGTGCCAATCTGATTTATGGGAGCGAGTAACAGAAACCATTCAAAATTATGGTCAGATACTAGAAACAATGTGTCATACGGAATTATGTCATTTGAGCTTAGTAGAGCAGGCACGAAATCGGaataaataaacaataaacttttaataacattttccTTGCAGATACGTCGGATCAGCAATTCAATGTTGGATGCCAATGGAGTTCAAAGGCGGCTGGGAGCAATATGCTGAAGATTATTGCTTCATTCAAAATACGTTCTTCATTCCGGAACGTTCTGAAATTCCTGGCGACGTGGAAGACCGACAAAAAGCAGAAATCGGATATTATCAGTGGGTGCCTATTGTGCTCGCCATTCAGGCGTTCATGTTCTATCTTCCCTCCTGGATTTGGTCGTCTTTGTACAAGCAATGCGGTCTTGACTTCCCATCTGTAATCAGTGAAGCCGAAGCTCTTCGGTCTCAAGACTCAGAGACGCGTACGAAGGGAGTCAATAAACTGGTGGATTTTATCGGGGATATTCTGGACACCCGTTCCAAGAACGAATACGGTCGATTCTACTGCTACAGATTTGGAAAAGGGCTCGGATCAATGACATCTATGCTTTACATCTGTATCAAACTTATGTACCTCGCCAACGTCTTTGTTCAGTTCATCATTCTCAACAAGTTCCTCGGAAACGAGACTTTTCTCTGGGGATTCCACACGTTTGCCGATCTGTATGCAGGACGTGAATGGCAAGATTCTGGAGTGTTTCCACGTGTCACACTTTGCGACTTCTCTGTCAGAAAGCTGGCTAACGTGCATCGTTACACAGTCCAATGTGTGCTCATGATCAATATGTTCAACGAAAAGATCTACTTGTTTATCTGGTTCTGGTTTGTCTTCGTACTCATCACCACCTTTATCAACACCCTGTGCACCATCTACCGCTTGAGTTTTGATAGCTCCCGCCACAACTATATCAGATCTCTTTTGAGTGGACCAGTAAACAATTTCAAGGACGAGAAGGCAATGATTGCAAGCTTTGCCAACAACGGACTCAAGCAAGATGGTGTGCTCCTTATGAGATTTATTGACGATCATGCAGGAGCAATGGTGACCAAAGAAATTTGCGAGGAGCTCTTCAAGAAGCACGGTGAAAACGTAAGTTCTCGTTTTAAACAAGTTAAATTGAATTCCAACATTTAAACAGCTTTTAGCTTCAACACAACCGCGACTTCCACCATGGCCATTCCACAAAATCAACGTCTCCAGGACTTGAAGAAGGGCACCACGAGCATCTCTATACTCCagagaaaatgaaactaaTGGCTCCAGACTATCCAATCAAGCATGCTTGAACTATTTAACCACAAACCTCTCTCAAGGACctaattctcaaaattcaacGCCGAATCTCACTTTCTAAAAGtctaattgtttttcttcaatcgAATGTAGAGCTAGTTGGCTACTTTGCTACGACCT comes from Caenorhabditis elegans chromosome X and encodes:
- the inx-3 gene encoding Innexin-3 (Confirmed by transcript evidence), which gives rise to MLGVPFIDRWLSETFKPKTFDDAVDRLSYVTTATLLAFFSIMVSCKQYVGSAIQCWMPMEFKGGWEQYAEDYCFIQNTFFIPERSEIPGDVEDRQKAEIGYYQWVPIVLAIQAFMFYLPSWIWSSLYKQCGLDFPSVISEAEALRSQDSETRTKGVNKLVDFIGDILDTRSKNEYGRFYCYRFGKGLGSMTSMLYICIKLMYLANVFVQFIILNKFLGNETFLWGFHTFADLYAGREWQDSGVFPRVTLCDFSVRKLANVHRYTVQCVLMINMFNEKIYLFIWFWFVFVLITTFINTLCTIYRLSFDSSRHNYIRSLLSGPVNNFKDEKAMIASFANNGLKQDGVLLMRFIDDHAGAMVTKEICEELFKKHGENLQHNRDFHHGHSTKSTSPGLEEGHHEHLYTPEKMKLMAPDYPIKHA